A part of Methanomassiliicoccales archaeon genomic DNA contains:
- a CDS encoding aspartate kinase, which translates to MIKVMKFGGTSVGSSEAIGRTAGIIIRDPAPKAVVVSAMSGVTNALISLMKEPETRAIEKIRERHITVAVDHIRPELLEEYRPLLEERLDGLRRALRAYHSSKNRRERSVIHDTISSWGERLSSLTVAYVLRSKGYDAVAMTSEEAGIAAEGSPGNGSADLFTTSVNLKKNVLPLIEKGRTPVITGYYGIDPEGRPLTFGRGGSDYSGSVVGNGLDADVVEIWTDVDGFMTADPRIVPGAKTLEMMDYNEAAELAYFGAKVLHPRTIEPARKKDLEVWVKNSFNPDGKGTRIFKMRQPGNTMLRSVAMKKDLSIVKIYSGEIVYQPGLVNKILEAVCDHGVTSYAISTSLSTLAVLVPSEQVPEICERVKALKDDIEKVHVKDGVSLICAVGDGMLETCGVSAKVFAAVTEAGANVEMISEGASDVALNFVVSNDLAVKVVRTLHDKYIGG; encoded by the coding sequence TTGATCAAAGTGATGAAGTTCGGCGGTACGAGCGTTGGCTCCAGCGAGGCCATCGGACGTACTGCTGGGATCATCATCCGCGACCCTGCCCCAAAGGCGGTCGTGGTGTCGGCGATGTCTGGTGTCACCAACGCTTTGATCTCATTGATGAAGGAGCCTGAGACGAGGGCCATCGAGAAGATCAGGGAGAGGCATATCACCGTGGCGGTGGACCATATCAGGCCCGAGCTTCTCGAGGAGTACCGCCCTTTATTAGAGGAAAGGTTGGACGGGCTGCGGAGGGCGCTCAGAGCATATCATTCATCGAAGAACAGACGCGAGAGGTCTGTCATACATGATACAATATCCAGCTGGGGAGAGCGCCTATCTTCTCTGACTGTAGCATATGTCCTTAGGTCGAAGGGCTACGATGCGGTGGCGATGACGAGCGAAGAGGCCGGGATCGCGGCCGAGGGCTCACCAGGGAACGGCTCAGCGGACCTCTTCACCACGAGCGTCAATTTAAAAAAGAATGTGCTCCCTCTCATCGAGAAGGGCAGGACGCCGGTCATCACGGGGTATTATGGTATAGACCCGGAAGGTCGTCCTCTTACGTTCGGGAGAGGTGGGTCCGATTATTCTGGATCTGTTGTCGGGAACGGTCTGGACGCTGATGTGGTGGAGATCTGGACCGATGTGGACGGTTTCATGACCGCAGACCCAAGGATAGTCCCGGGCGCGAAGACCCTCGAGATGATGGACTATAACGAGGCGGCCGAGCTCGCATACTTCGGGGCAAAGGTCCTCCACCCAAGGACAATAGAACCGGCAAGGAAAAAGGACCTGGAGGTATGGGTCAAGAACTCTTTCAATCCTGACGGGAAGGGAACAAGGATATTCAAGATGAGGCAGCCAGGGAACACGATGCTGAGGAGCGTCGCGATGAAGAAGGACCTCTCGATCGTCAAGATCTACTCAGGAGAGATAGTGTACCAGCCCGGTCTCGTGAACAAGATACTGGAGGCGGTCTGCGACCACGGTGTCACCTCATATGCGATATCAACATCCTTGTCCACATTGGCGGTCCTGGTCCCTTCAGAACAGGTGCCTGAGATCTGTGAAAGGGTGAAGGCCCTCAAGGACGACATAGAAAAGGTCCATGTAAAGGATGGCGTATCGTTGATATGTGCGGTAGGGGATGGCATGCTAGAGACTTGCGGGGTATCGGCCAAAGTGTTCGCAGCGGTCACAGAGGCCGGGGCGAACGTCGAGATGATATCCGAAGGGGCCTCGGACGTGGCCTTGAACTTCGTCGTCAGCAATGACCTGGCGGTGAAGGTCGTCAGAACGTTGCATGATAAATACATCGGTGGTTGA
- a CDS encoding 4-hydroxy-tetrahydrodipicolinate reductase, translating to MIRVVVAGATGKLGSLVCRLIEAQDDMCLAGAVVSANGGHVGKEIAPGVHAVGPDDIGALVKEADVFVDVTPASAAEVNLMRALPSGINCVIGSTGINEGAIKEVERLIAGKGSSAVLTANFSIGVNVFWKLCEQMARMLPDYEVEIIEVHHDKKKDAPSGTALKAARIISESTGVEKLLCGREGVVGARGREIGIHAVRIGDVVGEHTVIFGGNKERLELTHKAHSREAFAEGCITAVRWVHGKKDGKVHTMAEVLGL from the coding sequence ATGATAAGGGTCGTGGTGGCAGGCGCCACAGGCAAACTAGGGTCCCTGGTATGTCGTCTCATCGAGGCTCAGGATGACATGTGCTTGGCAGGGGCGGTGGTATCTGCCAACGGAGGTCATGTCGGCAAGGAGATAGCCCCGGGGGTCCATGCCGTTGGACCGGATGATATCGGGGCCCTGGTCAAGGAAGCGGATGTCTTCGTGGATGTCACTCCAGCATCGGCGGCCGAGGTCAATCTGATGAGGGCCCTACCTTCAGGGATAAATTGTGTCATAGGAAGCACTGGCATCAATGAGGGGGCCATAAAGGAGGTCGAGAGGCTGATAGCGGGAAAGGGTTCCTCTGCCGTTCTCACGGCGAACTTCAGCATAGGCGTCAATGTCTTCTGGAAATTGTGCGAGCAGATGGCGAGGATGTTGCCCGACTATGAGGTCGAGATCATCGAGGTCCATCATGACAAGAAGAAGGATGCGCCGTCAGGCACTGCCTTGAAGGCAGCGAGGATCATCTCAGAATCGACGGGCGTGGAGAAGTTGCTCTGCGGACGGGAAGGGGTTGTCGGAGCGCGGGGGAGAGAGATAGGCATACATGCCGTGAGGATCGGAGATGTAGTGGGGGAGCATACTGTGATATTCGGTGGGAACAAAGAGAGATTGGAACTTACCCATAAAGCTCACTCAAGGGAGGCGTTCGCCGAGGGCTGCATCACTGCGGTGCGATGGGTCCATGGAAAGAAGGACGGAAAGGTCCACACCATGGCGGAGGTGCTTGGTCTTTGA
- a CDS encoding 4-hydroxy-tetrahydrodipicolinate synthase, giving the protein MFAGCATALITPFKDNGELDEEGIRELVRIQEREGVDAVVPCGTTGESATLSHKEHLRVIQIVMETKKKVKVIAGAGSNATHEAIHLTKGAKDLGVDAVLSISPYYNKPTQKGIFKHYEAIAKAVDIPIIVYNVPGRTGSNILPGTIKKMSEIPNIVGIKEASGNLDQIMQILRDLPPSFDVLSGDDNLTFPLMAAGAKGVISVASNVAPRMVSDMVHYMQNGELEKARDLHFRLLPLFKSLFVETNPIPVKTAMRMMKRPSGVFRLPLCDMEPSNAEIVRTALSELRLI; this is encoded by the coding sequence ATGTTCGCAGGATGCGCGACGGCATTGATAACACCGTTCAAGGACAATGGAGAGCTCGATGAGGAGGGGATACGCGAGCTAGTGAGGATACAAGAGAGGGAGGGGGTCGATGCGGTAGTCCCCTGTGGAACGACAGGTGAGTCGGCGACGCTGTCCCACAAAGAACACCTTAGGGTGATCCAGATCGTCATGGAGACAAAGAAAAAGGTCAAGGTGATAGCCGGGGCCGGAAGCAACGCCACGCACGAGGCCATACATCTGACGAAGGGTGCGAAGGACCTGGGTGTCGATGCCGTTCTATCTATATCTCCTTATTATAACAAACCCACGCAGAAGGGGATATTCAAGCACTATGAGGCCATAGCCAAGGCCGTTGACATACCGATAATCGTATACAATGTTCCTGGAAGGACGGGCAGCAACATACTTCCAGGCACCATCAAGAAGATGTCGGAGATACCTAACATCGTCGGCATCAAGGAAGCCTCAGGGAACCTGGACCAGATCATGCAGATACTCAGGGACCTTCCCCCGAGCTTCGATGTCCTTTCTGGCGATGATAATCTTACTTTCCCATTGATGGCGGCCGGGGCCAAGGGGGTCATATCAGTGGCATCGAACGTTGCCCCAAGAATGGTATCGGACATGGTGCATTACATGCAAAATGGAGAGCTCGAAAAGGCGAGGGACCTGCACTTCAGACTGCTCCCGTTGTTCAAGAGCCTGTTCGTAGAGACGAACCCTATACCGGTAAAGACGGCGATGAGGATGATGAAACGCCCATCCGGTGTCTTCCGTCTGCCGCTGTGCGACATGGAGCCTTCCAACGCGGAGATCGTTCGAACTGCGCTGTCCGAGCTCAGATTGATCTGA
- a CDS encoding Lrp/AsnC family transcriptional regulator — protein sequence MIDHLDDRIIDILKKDSRKPFVEIANELNVSEGTIRSRVKKLFEDGVIQSFTIKTSSKNVKAIIEVKIDVNVNTSEVAANISKFEGVAEVYEVTGEEDIVAIIDVTSSPQLNEIIERIRRFDNVQSTRTRLILKEHFGGK from the coding sequence ATGATAGACCATCTTGATGACAGGATCATCGACATCCTTAAGAAGGACTCAAGGAAGCCCTTTGTGGAGATAGCGAACGAGCTCAACGTTTCTGAAGGCACAATAAGGAGCAGGGTTAAGAAGCTCTTTGAGGACGGGGTGATCCAGAGCTTCACCATCAAGACCAGCAGCAAGAACGTCAAGGCGATAATCGAGGTCAAGATCGATGTCAACGTCAACACCTCTGAGGTCGCGGCCAACATATCCAAGTTCGAGGGGGTCGCCGAGGTCTATGAGGTCACCGGTGAAGAGGACATAGTCGCTATCATCGATGTCACCTCATCGCCTCAGCTGAATGAGATCATCGAGAGGATCAGAAGATTCGATAATGTACAGTCCACCAGGACCCGGTTGATTCTTAAAGAGCACTTTGGAGGGAAATGA
- a CDS encoding 2-dehydropantoate 2-reductase → MKVAIIGAGAVGSVIGGLLSGDYLVTLVGRKEHVHEVTKNGLIIEGENAGTYWPVATTSTKKLPVQDAVIITVKAYDLEQAVKDSLRLIGPSTTVVIVQNGLWVLKGPLRASFARPVIAVASLGATLLGPGRVRLTGKGWFEVGSLEGRLSRATLAAQLLRSAGFEVKVTDDIVASVWRKALINAAINPVTALLMEPNGSILENPDHLALSKALFNEGLDVAVCLNVLTKKMVSFEDVIDVIRSTARNRSSMLQDLENKRRTEIDAINGAICDLAPRPEMVRINSRMVKIVKALETWE, encoded by the coding sequence ATGAAGGTCGCGATAATCGGGGCGGGAGCGGTCGGAAGCGTCATCGGCGGTCTCCTTTCAGGGGACTACCTGGTCACTTTGGTCGGGAGAAAGGAGCATGTCCATGAGGTGACGAAGAACGGGCTGATCATCGAAGGGGAGAATGCTGGTACTTATTGGCCAGTTGCCACCACTTCGACCAAGAAGCTACCTGTTCAGGATGCCGTCATCATCACCGTGAAAGCCTATGACCTGGAGCAGGCGGTCAAGGACTCGCTGAGGCTCATAGGCCCAAGCACCACCGTTGTGATCGTACAGAACGGTCTATGGGTCCTCAAAGGACCTTTGAGGGCCAGCTTTGCCAGGCCGGTCATCGCCGTGGCCTCCCTGGGGGCCACTCTGCTCGGCCCTGGACGGGTACGTCTGACAGGAAAAGGATGGTTCGAGGTCGGGTCGTTAGAGGGAAGGCTATCGAGGGCGACGTTGGCCGCCCAGCTGCTCAGGTCTGCGGGGTTCGAGGTGAAGGTGACCGATGATATTGTGGCCTCGGTCTGGCGAAAGGCCCTCATCAATGCGGCCATAAACCCCGTGACCGCGCTATTGATGGAGCCCAACGGCTCTATCCTCGAGAACCCTGACCATCTTGCACTTTCAAAGGCGTTGTTCAATGAGGGGCTTGACGTCGCCGTGTGCTTGAATGTGCTGACAAAGAAAATGGTTTCATTCGAGGATGTTATCGACGTGATAAGATCGACGGCAAGGAACAGGTCGAGCATGCTCCAGGACCTTGAAAATAAGCGGAGGACCGAGATAGATGCTATCAATGGGGCGATCTGCGACCTTGCACCTCGCCCAGAGATGGTCAGGATCAACTCTCGCATGGTCAAGATAGTGAAGGCGCTCGAGACCTGGGAATAA
- a CDS encoding endonuclease V, with product MIHREDLDEVDLEHLIFKATSQVPKGMVTTYGDIARALGDVSASRAVGATLSHNPMPMTVPCHRVVYGDGRVGWYNGHGKGTDIKAGLLTDEGVNVTDGMVKDLEKVRFKDFDIDPILRRLREMQTRCASLVVTDGPDETLDKLVGLDISYDGNDAYASCVILDVESGRTTIRTVKTKVRFPYIPGYLSFREMPAYLRLLDGVERALVLVDGQGRLHPRRFGIASHLGVRTGLRTVGVAKSLLSGQVSNEGDISLEGEVVGRVVLARGRRYYVSVGNNVSLGFASEQVQRFLSDPSTDVLAMAHRAATQARRASGE from the coding sequence ATGATCCATCGTGAAGACCTTGATGAGGTCGACCTTGAGCATCTGATATTCAAGGCGACGTCCCAGGTCCCTAAAGGCATGGTCACCACATATGGCGACATCGCCAGGGCGTTGGGCGATGTCTCAGCCTCAAGGGCGGTAGGGGCCACTCTATCACATAACCCGATGCCGATGACCGTGCCATGCCATAGGGTCGTATATGGCGATGGAAGGGTCGGTTGGTACAATGGCCACGGTAAGGGGACGGATATTAAGGCAGGATTGCTAACCGACGAGGGCGTGAATGTGACGGATGGTATGGTCAAAGACCTTGAAAAAGTGCGATTCAAGGACTTTGACATCGACCCGATATTGAGAAGATTGAGGGAGATGCAGACAAGATGCGCCTCTCTTGTCGTCACAGATGGTCCGGACGAGACGTTAGATAAGTTGGTAGGGCTGGACATCTCATATGATGGCAACGATGCCTATGCGTCGTGCGTGATATTGGATGTGGAAAGCGGTAGGACGACGATAAGGACCGTCAAGACGAAGGTCCGGTTCCCTTACATCCCTGGATATCTCAGCTTCAGGGAGATGCCCGCCTATCTCAGGCTCTTGGATGGGGTGGAGCGCGCCTTGGTCCTTGTGGACGGACAGGGAAGGCTTCACCCTCGGAGGTTCGGGATCGCTTCCCATCTGGGGGTGAGGACAGGTCTTCGGACGGTGGGGGTGGCGAAGTCACTTCTATCTGGACAAGTCTCGAATGAAGGCGACATATCATTGGAGGGGGAGGTCGTGGGCCGTGTTGTGCTGGCAAGGGGGAGAAGATACTATGTCTCGGTCGGGAACAATGTCTCCCTTGGCTTCGCATCGGAACAGGTCCAAAGATTTCTGTCCGACCCGTCGACCGATGTGCTGGCTATGGCGCACAGGGCGGCGACACAGGCAAGGAGGGCATCAGGGGAATGA
- a CDS encoding MFS transporter has protein sequence MRPFKFEPYHGVWAWLFLAWMVCYIDRSITGPVVSWMMINDVGFLAEVPMEHAIGGMIGSMFFAGYMLTQYPAGFLGDRYGRRWMLVISTAWAGVTTLASAFTRSLTGFVAMRVLTGLGEGAYYSNDRAVIDEVTPKEKKGLAMGVVFVGLALGLTAATVLTPWMIDIFSEIWGKDVAWTAPFLVFAPITMVVSLGLKKVLSPEKERGTKLWRPLASLILISSVLLGAIMVVFQTTLLLGWGGVEQTIAIVLLASTLVYLIYLRLGRVSAPVLKDRRLLMMYISAIPILYTLWFFGFWSILVVSESSSIGIAGSAMYAGLFGVASIIGYPLGGKICDISMARGKGRGRVYVSICLAVGALVFVLAIGVSEGSVGLKGIASLLFIIGVLFSALQTAHMTMTSDLAPKGMMAQTFGMWNLVAEFGALLSPVLSGALRDWTGSWFVPTIVVSILLVVSAAIVFLVDEGGPR, from the coding sequence ATGAGGCCGTTCAAATTTGAACCATATCATGGTGTCTGGGCCTGGTTGTTCCTGGCGTGGATGGTCTGCTATATCGACAGGAGCATCACAGGACCAGTGGTCTCCTGGATGATGATCAACGATGTGGGGTTCTTGGCCGAGGTACCGATGGAACATGCGATCGGCGGGATGATAGGTTCCATGTTCTTTGCCGGCTACATGCTCACACAATACCCTGCCGGCTTTCTCGGCGACCGGTATGGAAGGAGATGGATGCTGGTCATCAGCACCGCTTGGGCAGGGGTCACGACCTTGGCCAGTGCGTTCACAAGGTCCTTGACGGGTTTTGTCGCTATGAGGGTGCTTACAGGCCTGGGAGAGGGCGCTTACTACTCCAACGATAGGGCGGTCATCGATGAGGTCACGCCTAAGGAGAAAAAGGGTCTTGCCATGGGAGTGGTCTTTGTAGGCCTTGCCTTAGGTCTGACAGCGGCGACCGTGCTCACGCCATGGATGATCGATATTTTTTCAGAGATCTGGGGCAAAGATGTCGCCTGGACCGCCCCTTTCCTTGTCTTCGCCCCGATCACCATGGTTGTCTCATTGGGGCTAAAGAAGGTCCTATCTCCAGAGAAGGAGAGGGGTACCAAGTTATGGCGACCTTTGGCCTCCCTGATATTGATCTCCTCGGTCTTGCTTGGTGCGATCATGGTGGTGTTCCAGACGACATTGTTGCTCGGATGGGGAGGCGTCGAACAGACCATTGCTATCGTCCTCCTTGCATCCACTTTGGTCTATCTGATCTATCTTAGGTTAGGAAGGGTCAGTGCGCCAGTGCTAAAGGACAGGAGATTGTTGATGATGTACATCTCGGCCATACCGATACTCTATACGTTATGGTTCTTTGGCTTCTGGTCCATCCTTGTCGTCTCAGAGTCCTCCAGCATAGGGATAGCGGGTTCAGCGATGTACGCCGGTCTCTTCGGGGTCGCCAGCATTATAGGATATCCTCTGGGTGGAAAGATCTGCGACATTTCTATGGCACGTGGTAAAGGGAGGGGTCGGGTGTATGTGAGCATATGTCTGGCCGTGGGGGCGCTGGTGTTTGTATTGGCCATAGGGGTCTCAGAAGGGTCTGTGGGCCTGAAGGGCATCGCATCCCTCCTTTTCATCATCGGAGTGCTTTTCTCTGCCCTGCAGACGGCGCACATGACCATGACCTCTGACCTTGCCCCGAAGGGCATGATGGCGCAGACCTTTGGGATGTGGAACCTCGTGGCCGAGTTCGGGGCCCTGTTATCCCCCGTGCTCTCTGGAGCTTTGCGGGATTGGACCGGGAGCTGGTTCGTACCCACGATCGTCGTATCAATATTGCTGGTGGTCAGCGCGGCGATCGTCTTTCTTGTGGACGAGGGCGGACCGAGATGA
- a CDS encoding nitroreductase family protein yields the protein MDVRQAIRARRSIRKFIRKDIPTDDLEELLEMARLAPSGANRQPWEMVVVTDRKRITELVPLCKNQKFIEDCSAFLVGIDDPQQKWAKVDVTIALDHVSLAATDMGLGTCWIGAFDQERLAEFLNVPKTKVITVCMAIGYPAENPEPRSRKEHDDLFFYQKYRGA from the coding sequence ATGGATGTAAGGCAGGCCATCAGGGCGAGAAGGAGCATCAGGAAGTTCATCAGGAAAGATATCCCTACAGACGATCTCGAGGAGCTGCTCGAGATGGCGCGCCTGGCCCCCTCTGGGGCGAATCGACAGCCTTGGGAGATGGTGGTGGTCACCGACAGGAAGAGGATAACTGAGCTCGTGCCCTTGTGCAAGAACCAGAAGTTCATCGAGGACTGCAGCGCATTTCTTGTGGGGATCGATGACCCGCAACAGAAGTGGGCCAAGGTGGACGTGACCATAGCTCTGGACCATGTATCTCTTGCTGCCACGGACATGGGACTAGGGACCTGCTGGATAGGTGCCTTCGACCAGGAGAGGCTGGCAGAATTCCTCAATGTCCCAAAGACTAAGGTCATCACTGTATGTATGGCGATCGGATACCCGGCCGAGAACCCGGAGCCGAGGAGCAGGAAAGAACATGATGACCTGTTCTTCTATCAGAAATATAGAGGAGCGTGA
- a CDS encoding mechanosensitive ion channel family protein — MNSDFKVRRAPMLIASLMLVLLVLMVISPASSAGEINILPQSGPYRELDADTSQVFEWVIYNNGSEPVVVKGTVDPVSYNGVTAEFEDDFITLGPMESASMVVTFTAGREVSDFKKTFLVNFTATDMSSPSNVTVNTVEVELDVVSIFGVDAGANKILHIWDNNLPEPLNTNTGAFLVSVLIWLGIGFAFYFIVDPTVHLLTRKTETELDDIILHILRMPLFLLIVLIGSVSSIEILDISQKMVADIEMLYAIALVLIGAWLAYKIYDEIVLYYAKKFAKKTETELDDVLIPVLEKIGMIVFPFLALMLIFQILGYDLTVLLAGAGFLGLVVGLAAQSTLANFFAGIQLLIDRPFKIGDLLMLESGDFAEVKHIGLRATELLDTTNNQLIVIPNDQMANNKIVNAVMPDRGLTIAVSIGVAYGSDIELVKKLMLEAFSEMANSNKEKVPAIRLSDFADSSINMKIFIPIDAAPNKWRAASEFREILYRKFKENKVEIPFPQRVVYLKTEGK, encoded by the coding sequence ATGAACTCCGATTTCAAGGTACGCAGGGCGCCCATGTTGATAGCGTCGTTGATGCTGGTGCTGCTGGTGCTGATGGTAATCTCCCCAGCGTCATCTGCAGGAGAGATCAATATCCTTCCACAGTCCGGTCCATATAGAGAGCTTGATGCAGATACCAGTCAGGTCTTTGAATGGGTCATTTATAATAATGGCAGCGAGCCCGTCGTTGTCAAGGGCACGGTCGATCCCGTCTCTTACAACGGGGTGACGGCGGAGTTCGAGGACGATTTCATCACGCTCGGCCCGATGGAATCAGCATCCATGGTCGTGACGTTCACCGCGGGAAGGGAGGTCTCAGATTTTAAAAAGACCTTCCTCGTGAACTTCACCGCGACCGACATGAGCTCGCCCTCGAATGTCACGGTCAATACGGTCGAGGTCGAACTTGATGTGGTATCCATATTCGGCGTCGATGCAGGTGCGAACAAGATCCTCCATATCTGGGACAATAACCTGCCAGAACCTTTGAACACCAACACAGGGGCATTCCTGGTCAGTGTATTGATATGGTTGGGCATAGGGTTCGCCTTCTACTTCATCGTAGATCCTACCGTGCATCTTCTAACAAGAAAGACCGAGACTGAACTGGACGACATCATCCTTCACATCCTCAGGATGCCTTTGTTCCTGTTGATAGTCCTTATCGGGTCTGTGAGCTCCATCGAGATCTTGGACATATCGCAGAAAATGGTGGCGGACATCGAGATGCTCTACGCGATAGCCCTTGTCCTGATCGGCGCTTGGCTCGCCTATAAGATTTACGATGAGATCGTCCTGTACTACGCAAAAAAATTCGCGAAGAAGACGGAGACGGAGCTTGATGACGTACTGATACCGGTATTGGAGAAGATAGGGATGATCGTATTCCCGTTCTTGGCGCTAATGCTGATATTCCAGATACTTGGATATGACCTGACCGTGCTCCTGGCCGGGGCGGGGTTCCTAGGTCTGGTCGTTGGTCTGGCGGCACAGTCCACCTTGGCCAACTTCTTCGCTGGCATACAGCTCTTGATCGACCGCCCCTTCAAGATCGGAGACCTCCTTATGCTGGAGAGCGGTGATTTTGCAGAGGTCAAGCACATCGGCCTCAGGGCAACTGAACTGTTGGACACCACGAACAACCAGCTCATCGTCATTCCGAACGACCAGATGGCGAACAACAAGATCGTCAACGCGGTCATGCCCGACAGGGGGCTTACCATAGCAGTCTCGATCGGCGTCGCCTATGGGTCTGACATCGAGCTTGTTAAGAAGCTAATGCTGGAAGCGTTCTCTGAGATGGCCAACTCGAACAAGGAGAAGGTCCCAGCTATAAGGCTGAGCGACTTCGCTGACTCATCGATCAACATGAAGATCTTCATACCGATCGACGCGGCCCCGAACAAGTGGAGGGCGGCATCTGAGTTCAGGGAGATATTGTACCGTAAGTTCAAAGAGAACAAGGTCGAGATCCCCTTCCCACAGCGCGTTGTCTATCTCAAGACCGAAGGCAAGTGA
- a CDS encoding prepilin peptidase produces MPILRLAVALSALAYGSYTDWRTRTAPDSCWLAMGAAGLIILATEMVEEDWDPALLLMLIPIGWFFFDLLIERRGIFEGGVNVPPLALYVVSMAIIAWFFLDHYHEERFWALLSVPLMFLLYFVLYIIDVIKGGADAKALIALSLLIPWYPVMDGLPLLPLPSDVAQYIMPFSLLTLFYGAILTMVVPVYYFILNMVRGDRRFPSMFFGVRMDISEAKKRFVWPMDYIDGDEVRTSSLPKGPESLEEHFASLESKGLTRIWVTPKIPMLIPLTLGLVIAAVVGNVIFFFI; encoded by the coding sequence ATGCCCATTTTGCGCCTCGCTGTCGCGCTCTCCGCCCTGGCATATGGTTCTTACACGGATTGGAGGACCAGGACGGCACCGGACTCCTGTTGGCTTGCAATGGGCGCTGCAGGATTGATCATATTGGCCACAGAGATGGTCGAAGAGGATTGGGACCCCGCCCTTCTGCTCATGCTCATCCCGATCGGTTGGTTCTTTTTCGACCTATTGATCGAGAGAAGGGGGATCTTCGAGGGAGGTGTGAACGTACCCCCTCTTGCATTATATGTCGTCAGTATGGCGATCATCGCATGGTTTTTCCTCGACCATTACCATGAGGAGAGGTTCTGGGCGCTGCTGTCGGTCCCGCTCATGTTCCTGTTGTATTTTGTCCTCTACATAATCGATGTGATAAAGGGAGGCGCGGACGCAAAGGCGTTGATAGCCCTCTCCCTTTTGATACCGTGGTACCCTGTAATGGACGGACTTCCGTTGTTGCCGCTGCCAAGTGATGTTGCCCAATACATCATGCCTTTCTCTTTGCTCACGTTGTTCTATGGAGCGATATTGACGATGGTGGTCCCGGTCTATTATTTCATATTGAACATGGTCAGGGGGGACCGTCGATTCCCTTCCATGTTCTTCGGTGTTCGAATGGACATATCTGAGGCAAAAAAGAGGTTCGTATGGCCGATGGATTATATCGACGGCGATGAGGTGAGGACATCATCTTTGCCGAAAGGGCCTGAATCATTGGAAGAGCATTTCGCATCCCTCGAGAGCAAGGGGCTCACAAGGATATGGGTCACACCAAAGATCCCCATGTTGATCCCCCTCACCCTTGGGCTGGTCATCGCCGCGGTCGTGGGCAACGTAATATTCTTCTTCATTTAG
- a CDS encoding endonuclease, translating into MDIDEMRKKMSALYDVKDWWPSESPFEVIVGAILTQQTTWETVTKVLDSMRRKGLLDLRTLATSDGELESTVRPTGFYNQKANRLRSIARYLIENHDGDVRSFLDRDLAILRKDLLSIKGIGEETADTIILFAAGKPSFVAASYVARVLTRTGALEQTSYGEVKRFVESRLPCTVQDYREFYALCVQHCKTVCLSRPRCEACALSGGCPSSSK; encoded by the coding sequence ATGGACATCGATGAGATGAGAAAAAAGATGTCCGCATTATACGATGTGAAGGATTGGTGGCCCTCTGAGTCCCCGTTCGAGGTCATAGTGGGGGCGATATTGACCCAGCAGACGACGTGGGAAACGGTGACAAAGGTCCTTGACAGCATGAGGAGGAAGGGACTTTTGGACCTCAGGACATTGGCGACCTCAGATGGGGAGCTCGAGAGCACGGTGCGACCAACAGGTTTTTACAATCAGAAGGCGAACCGTCTCAGGTCCATAGCGAGATACTTGATAGAGAACCACGATGGGGATGTGCGAAGTTTCCTCGATCGGGATTTGGCCATACTGCGAAAAGACCTGCTCTCCATCAAGGGCATCGGTGAGGAGACGGCGGACACCATAATCCTGTTCGCGGCGGGAAAGCCTTCCTTTGTCGCCGCATCCTACGTGGCAAGGGTTCTTACCAGGACAGGGGCGCTCGAACAGACTAGCTACGGAGAGGTTAAAAGGTTCGTCGAGAGCAGGCTCCCATGTACCGTACAGGATTATCGGGAGTTCTATGCGCTCTGCGTACAGCATTGCAAGACGGTGTGCTTGTCCAGGCCTAGATGCGAGGCCTGTGCTCTTTCTGGAGGGTGTCCTTCCAGCTCTAAATGA